Proteins encoded within one genomic window of Flavobacteriales bacterium:
- a CDS encoding DUF368 domain-containing protein — protein sequence MLKFITLTLKGLAMGAANVVPGVSGGTIALITNIYEEFINSLKSFNIESIRLLSKGKFKDLSIQLNLKFIVPILFGMVLSVLLLAQLFDYLLIEYPSETWGYFFGLVLASIYPISKKINRWKWTTISLFIIGLGIASALSFLSPSPTENTSYLYIFICGLIGICGMILPGLSGSYILMLMGNYHLLMVKSINSLTDFVEAFLNGTVINFIESPQFEYLIYFMLFLVGSIVGIILFSNLISIIFKRFHDQTLSLLTGFVFGSLSIIWPWKEEVFNFEVLNRHGEPLLVGYERYIPNAWTKSEFIVLGIMFLGVLTITAVELLAKKQT from the coding sequence ATGCTAAAATTTATAACACTTACCCTTAAAGGATTAGCAATGGGAGCAGCAAACGTTGTGCCAGGAGTTTCTGGTGGAACAATTGCTCTAATAACAAACATCTATGAAGAATTTATTAACTCACTAAAATCATTTAATATAGAATCAATACGCCTTTTATCTAAAGGGAAATTTAAAGATTTATCAATTCAGCTCAATCTAAAATTTATTGTACCAATCCTATTTGGAATGGTATTAAGTGTTTTATTACTCGCTCAATTATTTGACTATTTATTAATTGAATATCCATCAGAAACATGGGGTTATTTTTTTGGACTTGTATTAGCCTCAATATATCCCATCAGCAAAAAAATCAATAGATGGAAATGGACAACAATAAGTTTGTTCATTATTGGATTGGGCATCGCATCTGCCTTGTCATTTCTTTCCCCCTCACCTACTGAAAACACGTCCTACCTATATATTTTTATCTGCGGACTAATAGGAATATGTGGCATGATACTTCCAGGCTTATCAGGCTCATACATTCTGATGCTAATGGGGAATTATCACCTTTTGATGGTAAAGTCTATCAATAGTCTAACTGACTTTGTTGAAGCTTTTTTAAATGGCACTGTAATAAATTTTATAGAAAGTCCACAATTTGAATATCTTATTTATTTCATGCTATTTTTAGTAGGTTCAATTGTAGGGATTATCCTCTTTTCAAACCTTATTTCAATCATATTCAAACGCTTTCATGACCAAACTCTTTCCTTACTTACAGGCTTTGTCTTCGGTTCATTAAGCATTATTTGGCCATGGAAAGAAGAAGTATTCAATTTCGAAGTATTAAATCGACACGGCGAACCCCTACTCGTTGGCTATGAACGCTATATTCCAAACGCATGGACTAAAAGTGAATTCATAGTTTTGGGAATAATGTTTCTTGGTGTACTAACAATAACCGCTGTTGAATTATTAGCAAAGAAACAAACATGA
- a CDS encoding rhodanese-like domain-containing protein — MNAKELKQKIQSNETLVIIDIREPYECENGYISEFNIPLSQFMDRIDEIPNDKPVVIYCNSGKRSRSLKYMLEKMHSLTNIQDLEGGYAAWEEKILTV, encoded by the coding sequence ATGAATGCCAAAGAACTTAAACAGAAAATTCAGTCAAACGAAACTCTTGTAATTATTGACATTAGGGAACCCTATGAATGTGAAAACGGTTATATCAGCGAATTCAATATCCCACTCAGTCAATTTATGGATAGAATTGATGAAATTCCAAACGATAAACCAGTTGTAATATACTGCAACAGTGGAAAAAGAAGCCGCTCACTAAAATATATGCTAGAAAAAATGCATTCCTTAACAAATATTCAAGACTTGGAAGGAGGCTATGCTGCTTGGGAAGAAAAAATTTTAACTGTTTAA
- a CDS encoding phosphosulfolactate synthase produces MNFNITHLPNRASKPRKNGLTMMMDNGLSIRQVEDFIETAGHLTDLVKFGFGTSIISTNLEQKIKLYQEADISIYFGGTLFEAFIARDMFDDYKRILDKYNIDTIEVSDGSIEISHVEKCNYIKSLCNNFRVLSEVGSKDANKLIPPYKWIELMQKEIDAGSWKVIAEAREGGNVGIYRGSGEVRSDLIEEILTKIDNDNIIWESPQKNQQVWFIKLMGPNVNLGNIAHNEVIPLECLRLGLRGDTFFDHLP; encoded by the coding sequence ATGAATTTCAATATTACACACTTGCCTAATCGTGCTTCAAAGCCAAGAAAAAATGGCTTGACAATGATGATGGATAATGGCCTAAGTATCAGACAAGTTGAAGACTTCATTGAAACTGCTGGACACCTCACTGATTTGGTAAAGTTTGGTTTTGGCACCTCTATAATCAGCACAAATCTTGAACAAAAAATTAAGCTTTATCAAGAAGCTGACATAAGCATTTATTTCGGCGGAACACTTTTTGAGGCTTTTATAGCCAGAGATATGTTTGATGACTATAAAAGAATATTAGATAAATATAACATTGATACTATTGAGGTTTCTGATGGTTCAATTGAAATATCTCATGTTGAGAAATGTAATTATATTAAATCACTATGTAATAATTTCAGAGTGTTATCTGAAGTTGGATCTAAAGATGCTAATAAATTAATTCCTCCATATAAATGGATTGAACTAATGCAAAAAGAAATTGATGCTGGTTCATGGAAAGTAATTGCCGAAGCAAGAGAAGGCGGAAATGTTGGTATTTATAGAGGTAGTGGTGAAGTACGCTCAGACCTTATTGAAGAAATTTTGACGAAGATTGATAACGATAATATCATTTGGGAATCCCCTCAAAAAAACCAACAAGTTTGGTTTATTAAACTAATGGGACCAAATGTAAATCTCGGAAATATTGCTCACAATGAAGTAATTCCACTTGAATGTCTCAGATTAGGACTTCGTGGTGACACCTTTTTTGACCATCTGCCTTAA
- a CDS encoding gliding motility-associated C-terminal domain-containing protein has product MNNGNIHQNNEINDIFHPVILGAKNYKLDIFNRWGEHIFSTEKMSVGWNGYYKGELCQTDVYVYKIHVVFLNGEEQKLVGQVTLIR; this is encoded by the coding sequence ATGAATAATGGAAACATTCATCAAAACAATGAAATAAACGATATCTTTCATCCAGTAATATTAGGCGCAAAAAATTACAAACTAGATATTTTCAACCGATGGGGAGAGCATATTTTTTCAACAGAAAAAATGTCAGTCGGATGGAATGGATATTATAAAGGAGAACTTTGTCAAACTGATGTGTACGTTTATAAAATACATGTAGTTTTCCTAAATGGTGAAGAGCAAAAGTTAGTTGGTCAAGTTACATTGATTAGGTAA
- the glmM gene encoding phosphoglucosamine mutase, giving the protein MTLIKSISGIRGTIGGKVGEGLSPIDTVRFTAAYGSWIKSNTTHSNVKIIVGRDARISGDIIRQLVVSTLQSLGIDVLDLGLSTTPTVEVAVEMENADGGIILTASHNPKQWNALKLLNSKGEFINGKDGAEVLEIAEADNYIFSDVDSLGKYSQDNAYIQKHIDSVLALEWVKPNIIKEAKFKVVVDAVNSTGGLAIPQLLEALGVECIPLYCEPNGHFPHNPEPLPEHLTEISKLVVEHSADLGIVVDPDVDRLAIVNEDGSMFGEEYTLVAVADYILSKQKGNSVSNLSSSRALKVVTEKYGGEYYSSAVGEVNVVDKMKSCEAVIGGEGNGGIIYPDSHYGRDSLVGVALFLSHLAEKKLKCSELRATYPNYFMSKNKIQLTPEINVDVILNTMSDKYSNEDVTTIDGVKIDFENEWVHLRKSNTEPIIRIYTESTSPDSVNTLALRFMNEIKELT; this is encoded by the coding sequence ATGACATTGATAAAATCCATTTCTGGAATTAGAGGTACGATTGGAGGAAAAGTTGGTGAAGGATTATCTCCAATTGATACAGTAAGATTTACGGCAGCATATGGTAGTTGGATAAAATCAAACACCACACATTCAAATGTCAAAATTATAGTAGGTAGGGATGCGCGTATTTCAGGAGATATTATTCGTCAATTGGTAGTAAGTACGTTACAATCTCTGGGAATTGATGTGCTTGATTTAGGACTATCAACCACACCAACGGTTGAAGTTGCTGTAGAAATGGAAAATGCTGATGGTGGTATTATTTTAACAGCTAGTCATAACCCAAAGCAATGGAACGCCCTTAAACTATTAAATAGTAAGGGAGAATTTATTAATGGTAAAGATGGGGCTGAGGTACTAGAAATAGCAGAAGCCGATAATTATATATTTTCCGATGTTGATAGTTTGGGTAAGTACTCACAAGATAATGCATACATTCAAAAACATATCGACAGTGTATTGGCTTTAGAATGGGTAAAGCCAAATATTATTAAGGAAGCAAAATTTAAGGTCGTTGTAGATGCTGTAAATTCAACAGGTGGCTTAGCTATTCCACAATTATTAGAAGCTTTAGGTGTTGAGTGTATACCTCTTTATTGTGAGCCTAATGGTCACTTTCCACACAATCCTGAGCCATTACCTGAACATTTAACTGAGATATCAAAACTCGTCGTTGAGCATTCAGCTGATTTAGGTATTGTAGTTGATCCTGATGTTGATAGATTAGCTATTGTAAATGAAGATGGCAGTATGTTTGGTGAAGAATATACTTTAGTTGCTGTAGCAGATTATATATTATCTAAACAAAAAGGGAACTCAGTATCAAATTTATCATCCTCAAGAGCTTTGAAGGTTGTTACAGAAAAGTATGGAGGAGAGTATTATTCATCTGCAGTAGGAGAGGTGAATGTTGTTGATAAGATGAAATCTTGTGAAGCAGTTATTGGTGGTGAAGGAAATGGAGGGATAATTTATCCTGATTCTCACTACGGAAGAGATTCTTTAGTAGGAGTGGCACTTTTCTTATCTCATCTTGCAGAAAAAAAGTTAAAATGCTCAGAATTAAGAGCAACCTATCCCAATTATTTTATGTCAAAGAATAAAATTCAATTGACACCAGAGATTAATGTAGATGTCATTTTAAATACAATGTCTGATAAATATTCTAATGAGGATGTTACTACTATAGACGGTGTTAAAATTGATTTTGAAAACGAATGGGTACATCTCAGAAAATCAAATACTGAGCCGATTATTAGAATATACACTGAAAGCACCAGCCCTGACTCTGTAAATACCTTAGCATTACGTTTTATGAATGAAATTAAAGAATTGACTTAA
- a CDS encoding cysteine desulfurase gives MKVYLDNAATTKIDPEVIEVMLPILNEGFGNPSSIHSFGRESRALVEKARKNVARHLNCNPGEIFFTSGGTEADNMAIKCGMLDLGINHAITSKIEHHAVGHTLEDMSSKGLIKLSFVNLDDKGNVDLKHLEELLKTNKRSFVSLMHANNEIGNLLSLGEVANICEKYNAVFHSDTVQTMAHYTFDLKTINIHFITGAAHKFHGPKGNGFLYINENIKIKPLIYGGGQERNMRAGTENVYGIVGLSKAMDVSYSDLENHRKHIESLKIRMIEGLKKSIPGVEFNGESANIEKSLYTVLSVMFPKTDIGEMLFYNLDIMGVASSGGSACSSGSNLGSHVLRNIGSDMSRPSLRFSFSKFNTEEEIDYTISQLKSLFS, from the coding sequence ATGAAAGTATACTTAGATAACGCTGCTACTACAAAAATTGACCCTGAGGTAATCGAGGTTATGTTGCCAATTTTAAATGAAGGTTTTGGAAACCCATCATCTATTCATTCCTTTGGAAGAGAGTCACGTGCACTCGTTGAAAAAGCTAGAAAAAATGTCGCTCGTCATTTGAATTGTAACCCCGGAGAAATATTTTTTACTTCTGGTGGAACAGAAGCCGATAATATGGCTATCAAATGTGGTATGCTTGATTTAGGAATTAATCATGCTATCACCTCTAAAATTGAACACCATGCAGTTGGGCATACTCTTGAAGATATGTCTTCTAAAGGCTTAATTAAGCTTTCTTTTGTGAATCTTGATGATAAAGGGAATGTTGACTTAAAACATTTGGAGGAATTATTGAAAACCAATAAACGTTCTTTTGTTTCTCTAATGCATGCTAACAATGAAATTGGCAACCTTTTGTCTTTAGGAGAAGTTGCTAATATATGTGAAAAATATAATGCTGTATTTCATTCCGATACAGTACAGACAATGGCTCATTACACATTTGACTTAAAGACAATAAACATTCATTTTATAACTGGTGCTGCTCACAAGTTTCATGGTCCTAAAGGAAATGGGTTTTTATATATAAATGAAAATATCAAGATTAAACCTTTGATATATGGTGGTGGACAGGAAAGAAACATGAGAGCTGGCACTGAAAATGTTTATGGAATTGTTGGTTTATCAAAGGCTATGGATGTTTCTTATTCAGATTTAGAAAATCATAGAAAACATATTGAGTCTTTAAAAATACGGATGATTGAAGGCTTAAAGAAATCTATTCCTGGAGTAGAGTTTAATGGTGAGAGTGCCAATATTGAAAAATCATTATATACTGTCTTAAGTGTAATGTTCCCAAAGACTGACATTGGAGAAATGCTATTCTATAATTTAGATATTATGGGTGTTGCTTCTTCTGGAGGGAGTGCATGCTCTTCTGGTAGTAATTTAGGTTCTCATGTTCTTCGTAATATAGGATCAGACATGAGTAGGCCTTCATTACGTTTTTCGTTTAGTAAATTTAATACAGAAGAAGAAATCGATTACACTATAAGTCAACTAAAGTCATTATTTAGCTGA
- a CDS encoding glycosyltransferase family 2 protein produces MEAPKVAVVILNYNGLHWLKTFLGDVILKSKEAEVYVADNASTDKSLDYVKENFPSVKIVENKDNTGYAGGYNNALQHICADYYVLLNSDVEVTDNWIMPIIEQMEKDKSIAACQPKIKKYDEKTHFEYAGACGGFLDKYGYPYCRGRIFDNLEEDKGQYDNPIEIFWASGACLFLRSTAFYEVGGFDWDFFAHMEEIDLCWKLKNKGYKIMCIPKSTVYHVGGGTLKNGSYFKTYLNYRNNLLMLYKNLEPKNRFKILFTRMLLDGLSSVKMILDKKPHHIFAILKAHIHYYTFLKQFRKKRPKDYKISLPQNSIIFSYFFAKKREFNQLNNDFS; encoded by the coding sequence ATGGAAGCACCAAAAGTAGCAGTAGTAATTCTTAATTATAATGGACTTCATTGGCTCAAAACGTTTTTAGGAGATGTAATTCTAAAAAGTAAAGAAGCAGAGGTCTATGTTGCTGATAATGCTTCTACTGACAAATCATTGGATTATGTGAAAGAGAATTTTCCCTCTGTAAAAATTGTGGAAAATAAAGATAATACTGGCTATGCAGGGGGGTACAACAATGCTCTTCAACACATTTGTGCAGATTACTACGTACTATTGAATTCAGATGTAGAGGTCACGGATAATTGGATAATGCCCATTATTGAACAAATGGAAAAAGATAAGTCAATAGCGGCTTGTCAACCAAAAATCAAAAAATACGACGAAAAAACTCACTTTGAATATGCTGGCGCATGTGGTGGATTTTTAGATAAATATGGATACCCCTATTGCAGAGGTCGGATTTTTGACAATTTAGAAGAAGATAAAGGACAATACGATAATCCTATAGAAATATTCTGGGCAAGTGGTGCATGCTTATTTTTACGTTCAACAGCTTTTTATGAAGTGGGTGGCTTTGACTGGGACTTCTTTGCTCACATGGAAGAAATTGACCTCTGTTGGAAACTTAAAAACAAAGGCTATAAAATCATGTGTATTCCAAAATCAACCGTTTATCATGTTGGCGGTGGTACTCTAAAAAACGGAAGCTATTTTAAAACGTATTTAAATTATAGAAACAACCTTTTAATGCTTTACAAAAACCTAGAGCCAAAAAACCGTTTCAAAATACTTTTTACACGAATGTTACTAGATGGTCTTTCTAGTGTAAAAATGATTTTAGATAAAAAGCCTCATCATATTTTTGCTATACTCAAAGCTCATATTCATTACTACACTTTTCTAAAACAGTTCAGAAAGAAAAGACCAAAAGACTACAAGATATCTCTACCTCAGAATAGTATAATATTTTCATATTTCTTTGCTAAGAAACGAGAATTCAATCAGCTAAATAATGACTTTAGTTGA
- a CDS encoding lysophospholipid acyltransferase family protein has protein sequence MNSILYFIIKLYSYYPLKWLNILSWKFTLLLRIFGYRKNVVLTNLSNAYPHKSKKEINKIANDFYRYFGRLLAESLKLFSINKSILSKRVSFKNDELINDYLNNNRDVIVVMGHYGNWEWGLLATSMHFNNQMVAIYKELSSNFWNTKMKSIRGQLSARMVSMKESVRFLLKKENNARLIGIVGDQTPSSEEINYWINFLNQKTPVFLGTEKLAKKLDSPVFFATVSPKSHGYYEIVFELITEHPKETKEGEITNLHFIKLEEDINKNPAFWLWSHRRWKHQK, from the coding sequence TTGAATAGCATACTGTATTTCATTATAAAACTCTATTCATATTATCCACTAAAATGGTTAAATATACTGTCCTGGAAGTTCACATTGCTTCTGAGAATATTTGGATATAGGAAAAACGTAGTCCTCACCAATCTATCTAATGCTTATCCTCATAAATCGAAAAAAGAAATAAATAAAATCGCTAACGATTTCTACCGTTATTTTGGACGCTTACTGGCTGAATCCTTAAAGCTATTTTCTATTAATAAAAGTATTTTATCAAAACGAGTATCATTTAAAAATGACGAATTGATAAACGACTATCTCAATAATAATAGAGATGTTATTGTTGTAATGGGACATTACGGAAATTGGGAATGGGGTTTACTAGCAACTTCTATGCATTTTAATAACCAAATGGTAGCGATATATAAAGAGCTATCATCCAATTTTTGGAATACTAAAATGAAGAGCATTAGAGGACAACTAAGTGCTAGAATGGTAAGTATGAAAGAAAGTGTACGATTTTTGCTTAAAAAAGAGAATAATGCCCGTTTAATAGGTATCGTTGGTGACCAAACACCATCATCTGAAGAGATAAATTACTGGATTAATTTTTTAAATCAGAAAACTCCTGTATTTTTGGGTACAGAGAAATTGGCTAAAAAATTAGATAGTCCTGTATTTTTCGCAACAGTAAGCCCTAAAAGTCATGGTTATTATGAAATTGTATTTGAACTAATAACAGAACATCCTAAGGAAACTAAGGAAGGAGAAATAACCAACTTACATTTCATAAAACTAGAAGAAGATATTAATAAAAACCCAGCCTTTTGGTTGTGGTCGCATAGAAGATGGAAGCACCAAAAGTAG
- a CDS encoding GWxTD domain-containing protein has product MMFFLSHLSHAQSVNAQFDVGKFQSENKTYIETYLSIDGNSVNYVLNGNRKFQSSLVVTIEIISNDNKTVFDKYNLNSPEIDDTSNIDFVFIDQQRYFLNDGNYQLKLNIKDNNDSDNEISHQQDLTVKTTNGFSNIQLIDSYSDTKEVNILSKSGYDLVPFISNFYNSNNKKITFYYEYYNDSKEAVLLQTKVISQSTNKIVNNLALNKKSNKKTTPILASFSLNDIPTGTYYLEVTAIDKNNNTLHSKNQVFYKVNKDIIDTVTAVEGTFVSRITNKDSLKLFINYLYPIQTTKESIFADNQLNYDDLKMLQNYFYNFWKERNPFDSESSWLTYRNKVKAVNNKFGNGLQKGYLSDRGRIYLSYGQPNSISEEVLPNQFQPFEVWHYYNIGNERNIKFIFSNKNMPNEYRLVYSNKSGEVSDTDWLNRFEENYYDSGDDGEKSPFDYFKTPN; this is encoded by the coding sequence ATGATGTTTTTTCTGAGCCATTTATCCCATGCACAGTCTGTAAATGCTCAATTTGATGTTGGGAAATTCCAATCTGAAAATAAAACATACATTGAAACCTATCTTTCAATAGATGGAAATAGCGTCAATTATGTGTTAAATGGCAATAGAAAATTTCAAAGCTCACTAGTAGTTACCATAGAGATAATTTCAAATGACAATAAGACCGTTTTTGACAAGTATAATCTTAATAGTCCAGAGATAGATGATACATCAAATATCGATTTTGTATTTATTGACCAACAACGGTATTTTTTAAATGACGGTAATTATCAATTGAAACTAAACATAAAAGACAATAATGATAGTGATAATGAAATAAGCCATCAACAAGACTTGACTGTAAAAACAACAAACGGCTTTTCAAATATTCAGTTAATAGATAGTTATTCTGACACCAAAGAAGTAAACATTTTAAGTAAATCAGGCTATGATTTAGTGCCTTTCATCTCTAATTTTTACAATAGTAATAATAAAAAAATCACATTCTATTACGAGTATTATAACGATAGTAAAGAGGCTGTTCTACTACAGACTAAAGTCATTTCTCAATCGACTAATAAAATTGTTAATAATTTGGCGCTAAATAAAAAAAGCAACAAAAAGACAACGCCAATTTTAGCGAGTTTTTCCTTGAATGACATTCCTACTGGCACCTATTATTTGGAAGTTACTGCCATAGACAAAAACAACAACACCTTACATTCCAAAAATCAAGTTTTTTATAAAGTGAATAAAGACATTATTGATACTGTTACTGCAGTTGAAGGAACTTTTGTTTCACGCATTACTAATAAAGATTCTCTTAAACTCTTCATTAATTATTTATACCCCATTCAAACTACTAAAGAAAGTATTTTTGCGGACAATCAACTAAACTATGATGATTTAAAAATGCTTCAAAACTACTTCTACAACTTCTGGAAAGAAAGAAACCCTTTTGATTCGGAATCTTCTTGGCTTACCTATCGAAATAAAGTAAAAGCGGTTAATAATAAGTTTGGCAATGGTCTTCAAAAAGGGTATTTATCAGATAGAGGTAGAATATATTTATCATACGGGCAACCAAATTCAATATCTGAAGAAGTTTTACCAAATCAATTTCAACCATTTGAAGTTTGGCACTATTACAATATTGGAAATGAACGTAATATAAAGTTCATTTTTAGCAATAAAAATATGCCTAATGAATACCGATTAGTTTATTCTAATAAGTCTGGTGAAGTTTCTGATACCGATTGGCTTAACCGATTTGAAGAAAATTATTATGATAGTGGTGATGATGGGGAAAAATCTCCTTTTGATTACTTCAAAACTCCAAACTAA
- a CDS encoding gliding motility-associated C-terminal domain-containing protein: MNIIKYYFFVFLSLSFSYLYSQEVNIFILNSSNKVDTNYLQTVYSSVGFVEIHMTESNINNSLDTSNFDIAYIAEGYFFNSTTQNWELEPVQEIERQIVQNFIEEGGHVVWLSENFESGSTSESPFTTVNNIYGTIVSNGTYYNNGGFGSPEMSRIHPSIGPAGLSPTETIFSSGSYATMVDVPNCNKLYTSGSFDFSGDMFDICTHTTLAIFPGRPKPNEGSIIISSEIDNPMKPWTVWGGAQPFTIYNTELDSSVAALHYQLIIDENTNIVNDWSDIESNMNPYCPTVTASFTHGSTNLCVGDTIIFIHQDGQSVFYTTQDTGTFRLRVYYESGTCKDDTVVFVNYTNAYVDAGLDKTICNGDEIVLSAENPSNATINWNNNVTDSIPFTPIATKTYTVFSEKYGCTNKDSVKISVSSRPELSLNIKRDTSICEGDEVVLSAYSSSGTTISWDNNINNNTSFYPTQSRTYKVTADNNGCVEVDSINIYIKPTPSLSIENDKNICEGELLLLNAESNGTVVWDGILPNNTIEKVYDDRYYTAFASLNGCHITDSLYVTIFPVPEPNFNVHYLGNSENSQQMYFENISNKTDNNFIWKLGNGEVSNAYSVEKSYTSELDTILQVILFAENSNYCRDSIYKNIKISKTINEIVHVPTAFTPDENSINDGLKPVLNFTPLDYTFSIFNRWGELIFSTDNIDTYWDGTFKGNKVSHGLYTYKIIYNTRILTGTIHLFK, encoded by the coding sequence ATGAATATCATCAAATATTACTTCTTTGTATTCTTGTCGCTTTCTTTCTCTTATTTGTATTCTCAAGAAGTTAATATTTTTATACTTAACTCATCAAATAAGGTTGATACTAACTATTTACAAACTGTTTATTCATCCGTTGGCTTTGTAGAAATACACATGACAGAATCTAACATCAATAACAGTCTGGATACTAGTAACTTTGATATTGCATATATCGCTGAAGGATATTTCTTTAATAGTACAACTCAAAACTGGGAATTGGAGCCCGTTCAAGAAATTGAAAGACAGATAGTACAAAACTTTATTGAAGAAGGCGGTCATGTCGTTTGGTTATCTGAAAATTTTGAAAGTGGCTCTACCAGTGAAAGTCCATTTACAACAGTCAATAATATTTATGGTACAATAGTGAGTAATGGCACATATTATAATAATGGCGGTTTTGGCTCTCCTGAAATGAGTAGAATACATCCCAGTATTGGACCTGCTGGGCTTTCACCTACTGAAACTATTTTCTCATCAGGCAGCTATGCAACAATGGTTGATGTGCCGAATTGCAACAAACTATATACAAGTGGTTCTTTTGATTTTTCTGGAGATATGTTTGATATATGTACTCATACAACCTTGGCTATATTTCCAGGAAGACCAAAACCTAATGAAGGCTCAATAATTATATCATCAGAAATTGATAATCCTATGAAACCGTGGACAGTTTGGGGTGGTGCACAACCTTTTACTATTTATAATACGGAATTAGACTCATCTGTGGCAGCATTGCATTACCAATTAATTATTGATGAAAATACAAATATTGTTAACGATTGGTCTGATATAGAGTCAAACATGAATCCTTACTGCCCAACCGTTACGGCTAGCTTTACACATGGAAGTACTAATTTATGTGTTGGCGATACCATCATATTTATTCATCAAGACGGTCAAAGTGTATTTTATACTACTCAAGATACTGGAACATTCAGACTTAGAGTGTATTATGAGTCTGGCACGTGTAAGGACGACACAGTAGTATTTGTTAATTATACGAATGCTTATGTTGATGCTGGATTAGATAAAACTATATGTAATGGCGATGAAATTGTTTTATCAGCAGAAAACCCTTCTAATGCAACTATAAATTGGAATAATAATGTAACTGATAGCATACCCTTTACACCAATAGCAACAAAAACGTACACCGTTTTTTCTGAAAAATACGGATGCACCAACAAAGATAGTGTTAAAATATCAGTCTCATCAAGACCAGAATTATCTTTGAATATTAAACGGGACACTTCTATTTGTGAAGGAGATGAAGTAGTGCTTTCTGCATATTCTTCGTCAGGAACCACCATTTCGTGGGATAACAATATTAATAACAACACTTCTTTTTATCCGACTCAGTCAAGAACTTACAAAGTAACTGCCGATAACAACGGCTGTGTAGAGGTTGATTCAATAAATATTTATATTAAACCTACACCATCACTAAGCATTGAAAATGATAAAAATATATGTGAAGGTGAATTATTACTCTTAAATGCAGAATCAAACGGTACAGTAGTTTGGGATGGTATTTTGCCAAATAATACAATAGAAAAAGTTTATGATGATAGATACTATACAGCTTTCGCTTCATTAAATGGTTGTCATATAACCGATTCACTTTATGTAACTATTTTCCCTGTACCCGAGCCTAATTTCAATGTACACTATTTAGGTAATTCAGAAAACTCTCAACAAATGTACTTTGAAAACATATCAAACAAAACTGACAATAACTTCATTTGGAAGTTGGGAAATGGAGAAGTAAGCAATGCTTACTCTGTTGAGAAGTCTTACACTAGCGAATTAGACACTATTTTACAAGTAATTTTGTTTGCAGAAAACTCTAATTACTGTAGAGATAGTATTTATAAAAATATTAAAATTAGTAAAACTATAAATGAAATAGTTCATGTGCCAACTGCTTTCACACCAGATGAAAATTCTATTAATGACGGATTAAAACCTGTATTAAACTTTACCCCTTTAGACTACACATTTTCAATATTTAATAGGTGGGGTGAATTAATTTTCAGCACTGATAATATAGACACCTACTGGGATGGGACATTTAAAGGAAATAAAGTATCTCACGGATTATACACCTACAAGATTATTTACAACACCAGAATATTAACGGGAACAATTCACCTTTTTAAATAA